Proteins encoded by one window of Pseudomonas coleopterorum:
- the mrdA gene encoding penicillin-binding protein 2: MSQPIRLKDHEKDARTVRSRVVVGAAAILVLICVLIARLYFLQVIQYEYHSTLSENNRVHVQPIPPTRGLIFDRNGVVVADNRPSFSLSMTRERSGDWRQVLDTIVEVLELSDEDRQLFERRMKQGRRPFEPVPILFELNEEQIARVAVNQFRLPGVEVVAQLVRHYPQGAHFAHSVGYVGRINEKELKTLDPVDYSGTHHIGKTGIERFYEPELHGTVGYEEVETNARGRVLRVLKRTDPKPGKDIVLSLDIKLQEAAEEALGGRRGAIVAMDPRTGEVLAMVSQPSFDPNLFVTGIGFQAYADLRDSIDRPLFNRVLRGLYPPGSTIKPAVAIAGLDSGVINAGSRVFDPGFYQLPNYDHKYRNWNRTGDGWVDLDTAIMRSNDTYFYDLAHKLGIDKLDSYMGQFGIGQKVSLDMFEESPGLMPSREWKRKTRRQAWFPGETLILGIGQGYMQATPLQLAQATALVANKGKWNRPRLARTIEGAPPVDENPMPDIVLRNPSDWGKVTHGMEMVMQGARGTARKAAIGAKYRIAGKSGTAQVVAIRQGEKYDRSKVQERHRDHALFVGFAPADNPRIVVSVMVENGESGSGVAAPVVRQIMDAWLLGPDGQLKPEYASAAGAEITALEE; encoded by the coding sequence ATGTCCCAGCCGATTCGCCTCAAGGACCACGAGAAAGACGCGCGTACCGTGCGCAGCCGCGTCGTGGTCGGTGCGGCGGCGATTCTGGTGCTGATCTGCGTCCTGATCGCGCGCCTGTATTTCCTGCAGGTGATCCAGTACGAGTATCACTCCACCTTGTCGGAAAACAATCGGGTGCACGTGCAGCCGATTCCGCCCACGCGCGGGCTGATCTTCGATCGCAATGGCGTGGTTGTGGCCGACAACCGACCCAGTTTCAGCCTGAGCATGACCCGCGAGCGCTCCGGCGACTGGCGCCAGGTGCTCGACACCATCGTCGAGGTGCTGGAGCTCAGCGACGAAGACCGGCAACTGTTCGAACGCCGCATGAAACAGGGGCGCCGGCCGTTCGAGCCGGTGCCGATCCTGTTCGAGCTCAACGAAGAGCAGATCGCCCGGGTCGCAGTAAACCAGTTTCGTCTGCCCGGTGTGGAAGTGGTCGCGCAATTGGTGCGGCACTACCCACAGGGCGCGCATTTCGCGCACTCGGTGGGGTATGTCGGACGCATCAACGAAAAGGAACTCAAGACCCTGGATCCGGTGGACTACAGCGGTACTCACCACATCGGCAAGACCGGCATCGAGCGCTTCTACGAGCCGGAACTGCACGGCACGGTGGGTTACGAGGAAGTCGAGACCAATGCCCGCGGCCGTGTGCTAAGGGTGCTCAAGCGCACCGATCCGAAACCGGGCAAGGACATCGTCCTGAGCCTGGACATCAAGCTGCAGGAAGCTGCCGAAGAAGCGCTGGGCGGTCGGCGCGGTGCCATCGTGGCGATGGACCCGCGCACCGGTGAAGTGCTGGCCATGGTCAGTCAGCCCAGCTTCGATCCCAACCTGTTCGTCACCGGCATCGGCTTCCAGGCCTATGCCGACCTGCGCGACTCGATCGATCGGCCGCTGTTCAACCGTGTATTGCGCGGCCTGTATCCACCTGGTTCGACGATCAAGCCTGCGGTAGCGATCGCCGGCCTGGACTCCGGCGTGATCAACGCCGGTTCGCGGGTGTTCGACCCCGGCTTCTATCAGTTGCCCAACTACGACCACAAGTACCGCAACTGGAACCGCACCGGCGATGGCTGGGTCGACCTGGACACCGCCATCATGCGTTCCAACGACACCTATTTCTATGACCTGGCGCACAAGCTGGGCATCGACAAGCTGGACAGCTACATGGGCCAGTTCGGCATCGGCCAGAAGGTGTCCCTGGACATGTTCGAGGAGTCGCCGGGCCTGATGCCTTCGCGCGAATGGAAGCGCAAGACCCGTCGCCAGGCCTGGTTCCCCGGCGAAACGCTCATTCTGGGTATCGGTCAGGGCTACATGCAGGCCACCCCGCTGCAATTGGCCCAGGCCACCGCTCTGGTGGCCAACAAGGGCAAGTGGAATCGTCCGCGGCTGGCGCGCACCATCGAGGGCGCGCCGCCGGTGGACGAGAACCCCATGCCCGACATCGTGCTGCGCAACCCCTCCGATTGGGGCAAGGTCACCCATGGCATGGAGATGGTCATGCAAGGTGCCCGCGGTACCGCGCGCAAGGCGGCCATCGGCGCCAAGTACCGCATCGCCGGCAAGTCCGGTACGGCTCAGGTCGTCGCCATTCGCCAGGGCGAAAAGTACGACCGCAGCAAGGTCCAGGAACGCCATCGCGATCATGCCCTGTTCGTCGGCTTCGCGCCTGCCGACAACCCGCGCATCGTGGTGTCGGTGATGGTCGAGAACGGCGAGTCCGGCTCAGGCGTCGCCGCGCCCGTGGTGCGGCAGATCATGGATGCCTGGCTGCTCGGCCCCGACGGCCAGTTGAAACCCGAATACGCCAGCGCCGCGGGCGCGGAGATCACCGCCCTTGAAGAGTAA
- the rlmH gene encoding 23S rRNA (pseudouridine(1915)-N(3))-methyltransferase RlmH, which yields MRLRLIAVGSRMPKWVEEGWHEYAKRLPAELALDLVEIPLNTRGKNADVARFIRQEGEAMLAKVGPGERIVTLEVHGKPWSTEQLAVELDRWRLDSRTVNFMVGGPEGLAPEVCARAEQRWSLSPLTLPHPLVRILIGEQLYRAWTVLSGHPYHK from the coding sequence ATGCGTCTGCGTCTGATCGCGGTGGGTTCGCGCATGCCCAAGTGGGTGGAAGAAGGCTGGCATGAGTATGCCAAGCGTCTGCCTGCCGAGCTTGCGCTGGACCTGGTCGAAATTCCGCTGAACACCCGCGGCAAGAATGCCGACGTCGCACGCTTCATCCGTCAGGAAGGCGAAGCGATGCTGGCCAAGGTCGGCCCGGGCGAGCGCATCGTCACCCTGGAAGTGCACGGCAAGCCCTGGAGCACCGAGCAGCTGGCGGTGGAGCTGGATCGCTGGCGCCTGGACTCGCGCACGGTGAACTTCATGGTCGGTGGCCCCGAGGGGCTCGCGCCAGAAGTCTGCGCCCGTGCCGAGCAGCGCTGGTCGTTGTCGCCGCTGACCTTGCCTCACCCGCTGGTACGGATACTCATCGGCGAGCAGCTGTATCGCGCCTGGACCGTACTGTCCGGGCACCCTTATCACAAATAG
- the rsfS gene encoding ribosome silencing factor yields the protein MSNKQAIPAEEIVELTKAALEDVKAQDILVIDVRDKNSITDFMVIATGTSNRQISAMREKVRELVKAKGVKPLGEEGAGDSDWVLLDLDTVVVHMMTAASRQFYDLERLWQGAEQSRAASAAHHTPGHQALNDQE from the coding sequence ATGAGCAATAAGCAAGCAATCCCTGCAGAAGAAATCGTCGAGCTGACCAAAGCCGCTCTGGAAGACGTCAAGGCCCAGGACATTCTGGTCATCGACGTGCGCGACAAGAACAGCATCACCGACTTCATGGTGATCGCCACCGGTACCTCCAACCGCCAGATCAGCGCCATGCGCGAGAAGGTTCGCGAACTGGTCAAGGCCAAGGGCGTCAAGCCGCTGGGCGAAGAAGGCGCGGGCGACAGCGACTGGGTCCTGCTGGACCTGGACACCGTGGTGGTGCACATGATGACCGCCGCCTCGCGCCAGTTCTACGACTTGGAACGTCTGTGGCAGGGCGCCGAGCAGAGCCGTGCCGCCAGCGCTGCGCACCATACCCCTGGCCACCAGGCTCTTAACGACCAAGAGTAG
- the nadD gene encoding nicotinate-nucleotide adenylyltransferase: MTAPSRPGPHAVHSRAARRIGVLGGTFDPVHIGHLRGAVEVAEALGLDDLRLVPSARPPHRDQPQVSAEQRLAMVRAAVQGLAPLSVDDRELTRDKPSYTLDTLVSMRAELDPQDQLLLLLGWDAFCGLPTWYRWEELLQHCHIVVLQRPDADTELPDALRNLVAARSISDPQALKGACGQITFVWQAPLAVSATQIRQLLASGKSVRFLVPDAVLAYIEAHGLYRASN; this comes from the coding sequence TTGACCGCACCGAGCCGCCCCGGTCCCCACGCTGTACACTCCCGCGCTGCGCGTCGAATCGGCGTGCTGGGCGGTACCTTCGACCCGGTGCACATCGGTCATCTGCGCGGCGCCGTGGAGGTGGCCGAGGCACTGGGTCTGGATGACCTGCGGCTGGTGCCCAGCGCGCGGCCGCCGCATCGTGACCAGCCGCAGGTATCGGCCGAGCAGCGCCTGGCCATGGTGCGTGCCGCGGTGCAGGGGCTGGCGCCCTTGAGCGTGGATGACCGCGAACTGACGCGCGACAAACCGTCGTACACCCTCGACACCCTGGTGTCGATGCGTGCCGAGCTGGACCCGCAAGACCAGTTGCTCCTGCTGCTGGGCTGGGACGCCTTTTGTGGCCTGCCCACCTGGTACCGCTGGGAAGAACTGCTGCAGCACTGCCATATCGTCGTGTTGCAGCGACCTGATGCCGACACCGAGCTGCCCGATGCCCTGCGCAATCTGGTGGCGGCGCGTTCCATCAGCGACCCGCAAGCCCTCAAGGGGGCCTGCGGGCAGATTACTTTCGTCTGGCAGGCACCGCTCGCGGTGTCGGCCACCCAGATCCGTCAACTGCTGGCCAGCGGCAAGTCGGTGCGTTTCCTGGTGCCTGACGCTGTACTGGCCTACATCGAGGCGCACGGGCTGTACCGTGCGTCCAATTGA
- a CDS encoding glutamate-5-semialdehyde dehydrogenase, translating into MTESVLDYMTRLGRAAREASRVIGRASTAQKNRALQAAASALDSARAELVAANEQDLASGRANGLDAAMLERLALTPARIDGMIVGLRQVASLPDPVGAIRDMSYRPSGIQVGKMRVPLGVVGIIYESRPNVTIDAASLCLKSGNATILRGGSEAIHSNRAIAACIQRGLAEAGLPAAVVQVVDTTDRAAVGALISMPEYVDIIVPRGGRGLIERVSREAKVPVIKHLDGICHVFVDAGADLAKAQRIAFNAKTYRYGICGAMETLLVDQSVAASFLPPMAAQFREKGVELRGCPRTRDLIDAVPASEEDWDTEYLAAILSIRVVDGLDQAIAHINQHGSHHTDAIVTEQQGHARHFIAEVDSASVMVNAPTCFADGFEYGLGAEIGISTDKIHARGPVGLEGLTCEKYVVIGDGQLRGQEPV; encoded by the coding sequence ATGACCGAGTCCGTTCTTGACTACATGACCCGCCTGGGTCGCGCCGCCCGCGAAGCCTCGCGGGTCATTGGCCGTGCCAGCACCGCGCAGAAGAATCGCGCCCTGCAGGCGGCGGCCAGTGCCTTGGACAGCGCCCGCGCCGAACTGGTTGCCGCCAACGAGCAGGATTTGGCATCGGGTCGCGCCAATGGCCTGGACGCGGCCATGCTCGAGCGCCTGGCGCTGACCCCTGCGCGCATCGACGGCATGATCGTCGGCCTGCGCCAAGTGGCCAGCCTGCCGGACCCGGTCGGCGCGATCCGCGACATGAGCTACCGGCCTTCGGGCATCCAGGTCGGCAAGATGCGCGTGCCCCTGGGCGTGGTCGGCATCATCTACGAGTCGCGGCCCAACGTGACCATCGACGCCGCCAGCCTGTGCCTGAAGTCGGGCAACGCGACCATCCTGCGTGGCGGCTCCGAGGCCATCCATTCCAACCGCGCCATCGCCGCCTGCATCCAGCGCGGCCTGGCCGAAGCCGGCTTGCCCGCCGCCGTGGTACAGGTGGTCGACACCACTGACCGCGCGGCGGTCGGCGCCCTGATCAGCATGCCCGAGTACGTGGACATCATCGTGCCGCGCGGCGGGCGTGGTCTGATCGAGCGCGTCAGCCGCGAGGCCAAGGTGCCGGTGATCAAGCACCTGGACGGCATCTGCCATGTGTTCGTCGACGCCGGGGCCGACCTGGCCAAGGCGCAACGCATCGCCTTCAATGCCAAGACCTATCGCTACGGCATCTGCGGGGCCATGGAAACCCTGCTGGTCGACCAGTCGGTGGCGGCCAGCTTCCTGCCGCCGATGGCCGCCCAGTTCCGCGAGAAAGGCGTCGAGTTGCGCGGTTGCCCGCGCACCCGCGACCTCATCGACGCGGTACCGGCCAGCGAAGAGGACTGGGATACCGAGTACCTCGCGGCCATCCTGTCGATCCGTGTGGTCGACGGCCTGGACCAGGCGATCGCGCACATCAACCAGCACGGCTCGCACCACACCGATGCGATCGTGACCGAGCAGCAGGGTCACGCCCGGCATTTCATCGCCGAAGTCGACTCGGCCTCGGTCATGGTCAATGCCCCGACCTGTTTCGCCGATGGCTTCGAGTATGGTCTGGGCGCCGAGATCGGCATTTCCACCGACAAGATCCATGCTCGCGGTCCAGTGGGGCTGGAAGGCCTGACCTGCGAGAAATACGTGGTGATCGGCGACGGGCAGTTACGCGGCCAGGAGCCGGTCTGA
- a CDS encoding DNA-3-methyladenine glycosylase produces MFNPLPDAFFDTDAQSLARALLGKVIRHRQGPYWLSARIIETEAYYVTDRGSHASLGYTHKRRALFLDGGHIYMYYARGGDSLNFSAQGPGNAVLIKSAYPWLDACTDDNAFAQMQLNNPDASGQPRPAERLCAGQTLLCKALGLKVPVWDAQRFDTEHLFVDDVGATVPHVVQTTRLGIPLGRDEHLPYRFVDAGYARFCTRNPLRRGQIEGRDYFSIFQGT; encoded by the coding sequence ATGTTCAACCCGTTGCCCGACGCCTTTTTCGATACCGACGCGCAATCCCTGGCCCGTGCGTTGCTCGGCAAGGTGATTCGCCATCGTCAGGGTCCCTATTGGCTGTCGGCGCGCATCATCGAAACCGAGGCGTACTACGTCACGGATCGCGGCAGCCATGCCTCGCTTGGCTATACCCACAAGCGCCGTGCGCTGTTCCTGGACGGCGGCCACATCTATATGTATTACGCCCGCGGTGGCGATTCGCTGAATTTCAGTGCCCAGGGGCCGGGCAACGCGGTGCTGATCAAATCGGCCTACCCCTGGCTCGACGCCTGCACCGACGACAACGCCTTCGCCCAGATGCAGCTCAACAATCCCGATGCGAGCGGCCAGCCGCGTCCGGCCGAGCGCCTGTGCGCCGGGCAGACCCTGCTGTGCAAGGCCCTGGGCCTGAAAGTGCCGGTGTGGGACGCCCAGCGCTTCGACACCGAGCACCTGTTCGTCGACGACGTCGGCGCCACTGTCCCGCACGTTGTGCAGACCACGCGCCTGGGCATTCCGCTGGGCCGTGACGAACACCTGCCCTATCGCTTCGTGGATGCCGGCTATGCCCGCTTCTGCACGCGCAACCCCCTGCGTCGCGGCCAGATCGAAGGCCGCGATTATTTCTCGATCTTTCAAGGAACCTGA